GCCGAGCCGTGTACCGGAAAACTTCCACGGACGAATATCCGTGTACTTATTTACCCCGCTAATTGAAATAGGTGGCCATGACAGTCGATCGTTGGCGGCCACGCGCGACACTCGGCGTCGAACTGTTCCTCAACGTGATCCCCGGGTTGCTCTTCGGGACGGTCCTGTTCGGGATCGTCCTCGACAGGACCGGGCGCCTCGCGGCGGTGGCGAGCGTGTACGGCCTCGAGGGCGCTACCGCGGGCTGGCTGGTGTTGATCGCGCACTGTTTCGCCCTCGGGGGGCTGTACGCCGCGGTCCTCGTCTTCCTCGGGCGGGCCGACGACGGCCTCCGCGCCGCGCTCAACGTCGACTTCCACGACCCGATCGCCGGCGCGATCTGGACCGGCCTCATCTGTCTGGGCGGGTGGGCCGTCGTCGTCGGCCTCGTGGTCCCGATCTGGCTGAGCGTCGTCTACGGGAAGCCGTGGACGCTCCCGGCCGTCGGGTGGAGCGACCCGGCGGGGGCGGTCGTCTTCGGGTTCGTCCTCGGCGGCGGCTACCCGTTCGTCCGCGAACTCGTCGCCGGGTAAGGTGGCCGCGTCTCGCGACGGCTCGATTCGATTCCTCAGCGTCCTTCGACGAGGTCGCCGCTCGCCGGGTACACGACGACGAAGTCCCCCTCGACGATCGTCGGGAGGCGGTCGTCCAGCGTTCGGAGTTCCGGCTGCCACCCGACGGTGTTCGGCCGGGCGCTCGCGCATACTACCAGGTCGTCGACCGACGCCCGTTCGGCGAGGACCGCGAACAGGCGGTCCCAGTCGTCGACGCGTTCGACCGAGACGTCGGCGACGGATTCGAGGGCCGAAAACATCTGCCGGTAGCGCTCCGCGGCGTCCCCGACGGCGATGCCCCGAACCGGCGCCCCGGTGCCCGCCGCGATCCGGTCGACCGTTCGCACGACCTCGTGAACGCCCGGGTCGTGCGCCACCTGCGGCGGGAGCACGACGGCGATCCGGGACACGGTGTTGAGGGGCTCTCTGATGCGGGAGACGAGGACGAGTCGGTCGCTCCACCGGAGAACCTGCCTCGTCGCGTGGCTGAACAGCGGCTGTCTGGGGAGGCGGATTCCGTCTCGGTCGAGGAGGATGGTCGTAGCCTGGGTTTCTATCGCCGCGCGGACGATGCCGGAGGCGACGTTGTGGTCGACGCGCGTGTGAAACGACACCGGCACTTCAGCGCCGGCGGCGTACTCCTCGGTGTGCGCGATCGCCGACCGGGCGGCGGCGATCTCCCGCTCGGTCTCCGGTCCCGGCGGGACGACCGTCAACGTGTGCAATGGCTCGTCGGAGTCCTCCTCGCGGAGGAGAAACGCCAGGTCGAGCAGCGACTCGTGGTACTGCAACAGCGTCTCGTGGTGCTCCGGAATCGGCGTGAACGGAACGAGGATCCGCTGTCGGGCGCCGGTCGACGGGCGCTGCCGACGCTCGGCGATGGCGAGCGCCCGCCCGTACTTCTCGACGACGATCGGACTGACGAGGCTCACGACGAGGATCATCGCCACCGCGCCGTTGATCATGTCCACGTCGAACCCGGGGACGCCCGCCTCGAACGCGATGAGAACGATCGACAGCGCTTCGGCCTGTCCGATAGAGAGCCCGAACACGCTGAGCACCTGTTCGCGGCCGTACGCGTACAGCCGCCCCGTCGTCCAGGCCGCCGCGAACTTCGTCGCGACGGTGAGTCCGACGAGCGAGCCGGCGAGCACGAGCGACTCGCGGCTACCGACGAGCGCGGCCGGGTCGACGAGCAGGCCGATCGAGAGGAGGAAGAACGGGACGAACAGCGCGTCGCCGACGAACTGGATCCGGTTCATCAGCGGCCCTCGATCGGGGATGAGACGGTTGAGCGCCAGCCCGGCCACGAGCGCGCCGATGATCGGTTCCGCCCCGACGACCGCCGCGAACCCCGCCGAGACGAAGAGTGCAGCCATGACGAACAGGTACTCGAAGTAACTCTCCTCGGCGAGGCTGCGGAAGAACCGCCGGCCGAACCACGGGACGACGTACCAGACGCCGACGAACAGGAGGACGAGTCCGGCGCCGAGTCGCGCCCAGAACAGCCAGTCGAGGGCCGCCTCCGTCGACGCGACGACGACGACGAGCACGAGCAGCGCCAGCACATTCGTCAGGACGGTCCCGCCTACGGTCGCCGTGACGGCGTCGTTTCCGACGATTCCGAGCCGGTGGGCGACGGGATAGGCGACCAGCGTGTGCGAGGCGAAGATCGCGGCGAACAACAGCGCCGTCGAGGCCGAGAACCCGAGTACCCACCCCCCGAAGGCGGTCCCGATCGCCTGCGGCACGAGGAACGTGAGAACGCCGAAGACGACGCTCTGGTCGATGTTGTCGAAGAACCTGTGCAGGTCGATCTCGACCCCGGCGAGGAACATCAGGTAGATCAGCCCGACGTCCCCGAGGAGGACGATCGCGGGGCTTCGATCGAGGATTCCGGCCGCGTTCGGCCCGATCGCGGCGCCGACGAGGACGATGCCGACGATGCCGGGCAACCGATGGCGCTCCAGGAGCAGCGGGGCGACGAGAAAGACGACCATCGCCACCGCGAAGATCGACACGGGGTCCTCGACTGGCATCGGATCGACTGGCGTCAACGGTGAATCCTCGTCCCGCGACGTCTACGTGCTCGCGTCACCTATCGTTCGTCCGTCGTTCGACGGACTGTACGCCGAGACGACACGAACGGCCGACGCCTGCGGAGCCCGCGGGCCGCCCTCGAATCCGCCGCCGCGAGAGCGCGGCCGAGCGTCGACCAGTTCAGCGCGACGAACCCCCCGACGACCACGAGGAACCCCGCCAGCGTGACCGCCGTGACGCCCTCGCCGAGCACCAGCCAGCCCGCGACGATCGCGACGAGCGGGCTCGCGAACGAGGTGAGACTCGTCCGGGTGGGGCCGACCGCCGCGAGGAGGACGAGGAAGGCGGCGTAGCCGCCGATACCGACGACCGTCGCCAGGTAGACGGTGGCCGCGATCGCCGCCGGCGTCCACTCGGCCGTTCCGATCGACCCGCCGGTTCCGACGCCGACGAGGTGCAGCGTGACGCCGCCGACCAGCGCGCCCCACCCGGTCAGCGACGTCAGGGGCAGGGTCGTCTCGAGGCGGCCGAGCAGGACGGCCCCGAGACTCGAACTGATCGCCGCACAGAGTACGAGCGCGATTCCCACCGTCTCCCCCGCGGCGACCGCCGTCGGGGAGGGGCTGGCGACGATGGCGACGCCGACGAACCCGAGGACGACGCCGACGAGGTCCGTCCGGGAGAGCCGTTCGCCGGGGACGAGCAGGTACGCGATCGGGACGGTGACGACCGGACCGAGGCCCATCACGACGGCGGCGACCGCCGGCGTGGTGTACTGCTGGCCGACGAAGAGGAGGCCGACGGTTCCCGCGAGGACGAGTTCCCCGAGGACGAGGATCGCGACCGCGTCGGCCGTCGTCCGCGGGCGCCACCGGCCGGAGGCGAACGCGTACGCCAGCAGTATCGCCGCGGACGCGTCGAAGCGAACCGCCGCGAGGACGGTCGGCGGGACGGTTTCGGTGCCGATCCGGATCGCGACGTAGCCGGTCCCCATCACGAGGGCCACGGCGACGAACAGGATGCCGCCGCGGTGCCGCTGGCCGCGGACGCGGGCCGCCGCGACCCGCCGCCCCGCCCTCGCGCGTCGTACTCGATTCGCCACCATCGTCTCTACGTGGGACGGGACGGCCCCTATAATTCGCGCACGAGAGCGGTGACGAGAAGTGAGACGGCGAGCGGCGAGCGACCGGCGTGTCACCGCTCGATACGCGTCTCACGACGTGTTGGGTCTCGGCGGTGGAGTCGGGATTCGTCGACGGCCGCAGGTGGGGGCGTGTGGGTCGTCGACGCCGGCGGTGTTCCGGACGCGGACCTATCTTAATTATTGATTATGATATCTATATCCCGGTAGGCGACCTACGCTGACTAGGGAACTAATGTCAGTGACTACCACAACGGCGGACGACGCCGGACGAGACCTGGAGGCGCGGCTTCACGGCGAACTGATACGGCCCGGCGAACCGGGCTACGACGAGGCGCGGTCGGTCTGGAACGGGATGATCGACCGGTCGCCGGCGCTCGTCGTCCGGGCGCGGGGCGTCTCGGACGTGATCGCCGCGGTGGACGTCGCCCGCGAGCACGACCTGCTGCTCGCGGTGCGCGGCGGCGGGCACAACATCGCCGGGAACGCGGTCTGTGACGACGGCCTGATGCTCGACCTCTCGCCGATGCGGTCGGTCCGGGTCGACCCGGAGCGCAAGCGGGCCCGGGTCGAACCGGGCGCGACGCTCGCCGACGTCGACCACGAGACGCAGGCGTTCGGACTCGCGACCCCGTTCGGCATCAACTCGACGACCGGCGTCGCGGGGCTCACGCTGGGCGGCGGGTTCGGCTGGCTCACCCGCAAGTACGGGATGACCGTGGACAACCTGCGCTCGGTCGACGTCGTCACCGCGGACGGCGAACTGCGGCGCGCGAGCGAGGCGGAACGGTCGGACCTCTTCTGGGGGGTCCGCGGCGGGGGCGGCAACTTCGGCGTCGTCACCTCCTTCGAGTTCGACCTCCACGAGGTCGGCCCCGAGGTCCTCGCCGGACCGATCGTCCACCCCGGAGAGGACGCGCCGGACGTGCTCAGGCACGTCCGGGACTTCAACGAGGACGCGCCCGACGAGGCGTCGGTCTGGGTCATCCTCCGGAAGGCCCCGCCGCTCCCGTTCCTGCCCGAGGACGTTCACGGCGTCGGCGTCGTCATCGTGGTCGCGTTCTACGCCGGCGACGTGGCGGAGGGCGAAGACGTGCTGGCCCCGATCCGGGAGTTCGGCGACCCCATCGCCGACGCCGTCGGCCCGAATCCGTACGCGGGGTTCCAGCAGGCGTTCGACCCGCTGCTCACCGAGGGCGCGCGAAACTACTGGAAGTCCCACAACTTCCGCGAACTCTCCGACGACGCCATCGACACCGCGGTCGAGTTCGCCGCGAGGCTGCCGTCGCCGCTGTCCGAAATTTTCTTCGGGCAGGTCGGCGGCGCGATGGCGCGCGTGCCGGCGGACGCGACGGCGTACCCCCACCGCGACGCGGCGTACGTGATGAACGTCCACACGCGCTGGGAGGACCCCGAGATGGACGACCGGTGTGTCGCCTGGTCCCGGGAGTTCTACGACGAGATGGCCCGGTACGCGACCGGCGGCGTCTACGTGAACTTCGTCAGCGAGCGCGAGGGCGAGGAGGACGTCGCCTACGGCGAGAACCACGAGCGGCTGGTCGAACTCAAGACCAGGTACGACCCGACGAACCTGTTCCGGGTGAACCAGAACGTCGAACCGACGGCCTGAGCCGGTACGCCGTTCCGACCGGGTTCGACGCGCCGCCGACCCCGGTCGTTCCCCGGCGTCGCGCCGGACGGTGTGGCATCCATTGACGTACTTCGACGTGGAGTCTGCGGAGGGGGGTGCCACATGACCTTAGCAACCGTTCCGCGGTACGACGGCGACCGGGAGGTGGAGGGAGGCGAGCGCGCGGTCGTGATCGGGGCGAGTATGGCCGGCCTGCTCGCGGCCCGCGTCCTCGCCGACGCGTTCGACGAGGTCACGGTCGTCGACCGGGATCCGCTGCCCGACGAACCGATCGCCCGGCGCGGCGTTCCGCAGGCCGAGCACATCCACGTCCTGCTGGAGGGCGGGCGCGCCACGCTGGAGGACCTGTTCCCGGGCTACGGCGAGGAACTGCTCGCGGCCGGCGGGCTGGTGATCGACAACGCCCGCGACGTCGGCTTCTACTCCGAAGGGGACTTCCTCGCCGAGGGGCCGCGACGGATCCCGCTGTACTGTGCGACCCGGCCGCTCTACGAGCGGCTGGTTCGCCGTCGCGTCGCCGCCCTCGACGGCGTTCACCTGCGACAGGGCTGTCGGTTCAGGACCTACCGCGTCGACGACGCGGGGACGACCGTCGAGGGCGCGGCGGTCACCGACGAGGAGGGCGGGACCGAGGACCTCGCGGCCGATCTGGTCGTCGACGCCACCGGCCGGGCGAGTCGAACGCCGGC
The Salinilacihabitans rarus DNA segment above includes these coding regions:
- a CDS encoding DMT family transporter — encoded protein: MVANRVRRARAGRRVAAARVRGQRHRGGILFVAVALVMGTGYVAIRIGTETVPPTVLAAVRFDASAAILLAYAFASGRWRPRTTADAVAILVLGELVLAGTVGLLFVGQQYTTPAVAAVVMGLGPVVTVPIAYLLVPGERLSRTDLVGVVLGFVGVAIVASPSPTAVAAGETVGIALVLCAAISSSLGAVLLGRLETTLPLTSLTGWGALVGGVTLHLVGVGTGGSIGTAEWTPAAIAATVYLATVVGIGGYAAFLVLLAAVGPTRTSLTSFASPLVAIVAGWLVLGEGVTAVTLAGFLVVVGGFVALNWSTLGRALAAADSRAARGLRRRRPFVSSRRTVRRTTDER
- a CDS encoding cation:proton antiporter, with amino-acid sequence MPVEDPVSIFAVAMVVFLVAPLLLERHRLPGIVGIVLVGAAIGPNAAGILDRSPAIVLLGDVGLIYLMFLAGVEIDLHRFFDNIDQSVVFGVLTFLVPQAIGTAFGGWVLGFSASTALLFAAIFASHTLVAYPVAHRLGIVGNDAVTATVGGTVLTNVLALLVLVVVVASTEAALDWLFWARLGAGLVLLFVGVWYVVPWFGRRFFRSLAEESYFEYLFVMAALFVSAGFAAVVGAEPIIGALVAGLALNRLIPDRGPLMNRIQFVGDALFVPFFLLSIGLLVDPAALVGSRESLVLAGSLVGLTVATKFAAAWTTGRLYAYGREQVLSVFGLSIGQAEALSIVLIAFEAGVPGFDVDMINGAVAMILVVSLVSPIVVEKYGRALAIAERRQRPSTGARQRILVPFTPIPEHHETLLQYHESLLDLAFLLREEDSDEPLHTLTVVPPGPETEREIAAARSAIAHTEEYAAGAEVPVSFHTRVDHNVASGIVRAAIETQATTILLDRDGIRLPRQPLFSHATRQVLRWSDRLVLVSRIREPLNTVSRIAVVLPPQVAHDPGVHEVVRTVDRIAAGTGAPVRGIAVGDAAERYRQMFSALESVADVSVERVDDWDRLFAVLAERASVDDLVVCASARPNTVGWQPELRTLDDRLPTIVEGDFVVVYPASGDLVEGR
- a CDS encoding FAD-binding oxidoreductase, with the protein product MSVTTTTADDAGRDLEARLHGELIRPGEPGYDEARSVWNGMIDRSPALVVRARGVSDVIAAVDVAREHDLLLAVRGGGHNIAGNAVCDDGLMLDLSPMRSVRVDPERKRARVEPGATLADVDHETQAFGLATPFGINSTTGVAGLTLGGGFGWLTRKYGMTVDNLRSVDVVTADGELRRASEAERSDLFWGVRGGGGNFGVVTSFEFDLHEVGPEVLAGPIVHPGEDAPDVLRHVRDFNEDAPDEASVWVILRKAPPLPFLPEDVHGVGVVIVVAFYAGDVAEGEDVLAPIREFGDPIADAVGPNPYAGFQQAFDPLLTEGARNYWKSHNFRELSDDAIDTAVEFAARLPSPLSEIFFGQVGGAMARVPADATAYPHRDAAYVMNVHTRWEDPEMDDRCVAWSREFYDEMARYATGGVYVNFVSEREGEEDVAYGENHERLVELKTRYDPTNLFRVNQNVEPTA